Proteins encoded in a region of the Mercenaria mercenaria strain notata chromosome 1, MADL_Memer_1, whole genome shotgun sequence genome:
- the LOC123532734 gene encoding beta-scruin-like, protein MSIRHHRHRPDYEFILLFNRATGSDRIYYFMLDPRTKDRMFPRMNTTLFHKLRNLLGFRPIVLNGMLYIVGGKDWVSGEMSGSTWRYNPDTGKWHACAQMVEPRCRFTANVLDDKIFVTGGEVRGGKVTSTVEYYDPGTDTWTPIRSLPRPRVDHASCVVGGTRLYVSGGISNIKHQCSNVFWVYDLLTDRWTDPCPNIVLPHDREKHLMVPVKNNIYVMAGRGFDQEVFQEKDEGHICSYCTKNDGEVKRPKAFDVEHPTMFHTRVNPGYIQLGKNIYLFGGKSFQKDREVTEVDYYSTKTRKWKTVFSLPGRYSYANIDCVKLTVPIHNRDFNFNAVQLYENWVMW, encoded by the exons ATGAGTATACGCCATCACCGCCACCGTCCGGACTATGAGTTTATCTTGCTATTCAATAGGGCTACCGGAAGTGACAGAATTTACTATTTCATGTTAGATCCACGTACTAAGGACAGGATGTTTCCTAGAATGAATACAACGCTTTTTCATAAACTGCGTAATCTCCTTGGATTCCGACCGATTGTACTTAACGGTATGCTATATATTGTTGGTGGGAAAGACTGGGTTTCCGGTGAAATGTCGGGAAGTACATGGCGGTACAATCCGGATACAGGGAAGTGGCACGCATGCGCACAGATGGTTGAGCCTCGATGTCGTTTTACCGCGAATGTTTTAGATGACAAAATATTCGTTACTG GTGGTGAAGTAAGGGGCGGCAAGGTAACCAGCACGGTCGAGTATTATGATCCTGGAACGGATACTTGGACGCCAATCAGAAGTCTACCACGGCCTAGAGTGGATCATGCGAGCTGTGTAGTAGGGGGTACCAGGCTTTATGTATCTGGTGGTATCTCTAATATAAAACACCAGTGCTCAAATGTGTTCTG gGTATACGACCTCCTTACTGACAGGTGGACAGATCCGTGTCCAAATATTGTATTACCACATGATAGAGAGAAACACCTTATGGTGCcagtaaaaaacaacatttacgtCATGGCAG GTCGAGGGTTTGATCAAGAGGTGTTCCAGGAGAAAGACGAGGGACATATTTGTAGTTATTGTACCAAAAATGATGGCGAAGTCAAGAGACCAAAAGCTTTTGACGTGGAGCACCCAACTATGTTTCATACCCGGGTCAACCCTGGTTACATTCAGTTAG GCAAAAACATCTATCTTTTTGGCGGGAAAAGTTTCCAGAAAGACCGCGAAGTAACGGAAGTTGACTATTACAGCACTAAAACCCGGAAGTGGAAAACAGTGTTCAGTCTACCCGGAAGATACAGTTATGCCAATATAGACTGTGTAAAACTGACGGTACCGATACATAACAGAGATTTTAACTTTAACGCGGTTCAGCTGTatgaaaactgggtcatgtggtaa
- the LOC123532745 gene encoding dual specificity protein phosphatase 10-like, producing the protein MSATDYICSSIASQPPVAQQKLVELTEKGGVCSSVCPFRNEQLGNNLVQNAQRLYKFVVEVLRIILSSSHPLGFQMPESGDVEVLNPNVSRGVGVLARRRIGLSLDFSDISTDDLVTKRCKIESMNIQINNGPYPHNGGSGIGHRTILPSDLACRINRSKTVLVLDCRPFFAYNANHIQGAVNINCSDRFNRRRLLQGKCSLVDLVTSKEGKDLYKKRSNKEVVVYDDRTKDIKDVATDASMYIVLSVLRREGKQASILKGGLDDFQADHEDLCKSSLKAHEHKPLYSPTTPIIEPAIETATASQILPFLYLGNERDAANLQRLNDLGVTYVLNVTSHIPLHFENHGIKYKRIPASDSGQQNLRQYFEEAGLFIDEAREAGAKVLVHCQAGVSRSATITIAFLLRHSRMSMTDAYRFVKSKRQIISPNFNFMGQLLDFEQALNQGRVSRTLTPCIEEIETFV; encoded by the exons ATGTCAGCAACAGACTACATTTGTTCATCGATTGCTAGCCAGCCACCAGTGGCACAACAAAAGCTTGTTGAGCTCACAGAAAAGGGTGGTGtgtgttcgtctgtctgtccgttccGGAACGAACAGCTTGGGAATAATTTAGTTCAAAATGCACAGAGATTGTATAAATTTGTTGTAGAAGTTTTGAGGATTATTTTAAGTTCGAGCCATCCATTAGGCTTTCAAATGCCTGAATCTGGGGACGTCGAGGTCTTAAACCCAAACGTGTCCAGAGGCGTGGGGGTGTTGGCCAGGCGGAGAATTGGATTATCTTTGGATTTCTCAGACATTTCAACGGACGATTTAGTCACCAAAAGGTGTAAAATAGAATCAATGAATATTCAAATAAACAATGGACCCTATCCTCACAATGGAGGCTCAGGGATCGGACACAGGACCATTCTGCCGTCGGATTTAGCCTGTCGGATAAACAGATCAAAAACGGTTCTTGTTCTTGACTGTCGACCATTCTTTGCATATAACGCGAATCATATTCAGGGAGCTGTAAATATAAATTGTTCCGACAGATTTAACCGTCGGCGGCTTCTTCAGGGAAAGTGCTCACTAGTAGATCTTGTTACCTCCAAAGAAGGAAAGGACCTTTATAAGAAAAGATCTAATAAGGAAGTCGTCGTGTACGACGACAGAACCAAGGACATTAAAGATGTGGCCACGGACGCGTCAATGTACATAGTTCTTTCAGTTCTCCGACGGGAAGGAAAACAGGCTTCGATTTTAAAAG GAGGCTTGGACGACTTTCAGGCGGACCACGAGGACCTGTGTAAAAGTTCCCTGAAGGCCCACGAGCATAAGCCCCTATATAGCCCCACGACACCTATTATAGAACCCGCCATAGAAACGGCAACAGCATCACAGATTTTACCTTTCTTATACTTAG GGAACGAACGTGACGCGGCAAACTTACAACGTTTGAACGACCTGGGGGTTACCTACGTCCTAAATGTGACATCACATATacctcttcattttgaaaatcatggaataaaatataaaagaattccAGCCTCGGACAGTGGCCAGCAAAATCTCAGGCAGTATTTTGAAGAGGCCGGATTATTTATAG atgAGGCACGTGAGGCGGGTGCTAAAGTTCTAGTCCATTGTCAGGCAGGGGTGTCAAGATCAGCAACAATCACTATAGCATTCCTTCTTCGCCATTCACGAATGTCAATGACCGACGCTTACAGATTTGTCAAGTCGAAGCGCCAAATTATCTCCCCTAATTTCAACTTTATGGGTCAGCTTTTAGACTTTGAACAAGCTTTGAATCAGGGACGAGTTTCTAGAACGTTAACGCCATGCATTGAAGAAATCGAAACATTTGTGTGA